In Silene latifolia isolate original U9 population chromosome X, ASM4854445v1, whole genome shotgun sequence, the following proteins share a genomic window:
- the LOC141620524 gene encoding uncharacterized protein LOC141620524, giving the protein MKLNPAKCHVGVSAGKFLGYMVTIRGIEASPEQINAILELQSPKSVKDIHKLTGRFQWTPEHEEAFQDLKLYLSSPPLLAKPEKEEPLSVYLSITETAADALASLGSNFTPAISDKIPIIHTHEPAINKPEQGMDIVGKLPVAPGQKVFMLAMTDYFSKWIAADSFRQVTEKEVISLIRTNIICRHGVYSEIVCDNGTQFVGKRIKTFYDEWNINLVTSTPGYPKANGQAESSNQVVINCLKKKLKSKRGKWA; this is encoded by the exons CCataagaggcatagaagccagccctgaacagatcaatgCTATTCTAGAGTTACAGTCACCCAAATCTGTCAAGGACATTCATAAGCTGACAGGAAGG TTCCAATGGACCCCTGAACATGAAGAAGCCTTTCAAGATTTGAAACTATATCTCTCATCTCCAcctttactggctaaaccagaaaaaGAGGAACCCCTGTCAGTATACCTCTCCATCACTGAGACCGCG gctgatgctttggccagccttgGCTCAAATTTTACCCCTGCTATTTCTGATAAAATTCCAATTATTCATACACATGAACCTGCTATCAACAAACCTGAACAA ggcatggacatagtaggaaaaCTCCCAGTAGCACCAGGCCAAAAAGtgttcatgttagccatgactgactatttctccaaatggattgcaGCGGATTCTTTCAGGCAGGTTACTGAGAAGGAAGTAATATCCTTGATCAGGACAAATATCATATGCAGGCATGGAGTCTATTCAGAGATAGTCTGTGATAATGGCACCCAATTCGTTGGAAAAAGAATCAAAACTTTCTATgatgaatggaatatcaacctggtgacCTCAACTCCTGGCTACCCAAAAGCAAATGGCCAGGCCGAATCAAGCAACCAGGTAGTCATCaactgcctaaaaaagaagctgaaaagtAAACGAGGCAAATGGGCTTAA